A DNA window from Ornithobacterium rhinotracheale DSM 15997 contains the following coding sequences:
- a CDS encoding 50S ribosomal protein L25/general stress protein Ctc produces the protein MKSLTIQGKKRESVGKASTRALRNAEQVPCVVYGEAEPIHFSADVKSFKDLVYTPEAHIVVLELDGGETINCVLQDIQFHPVTDAILHADFYQITDDKPVTMSIPVRLEGRARGVMAGGVLRFNLRRLKVRALPANLPDEVVVDITKMRIGHKKYVKDIRVDEYTLMHPDSDVVCLIKTSRTAVAGSDADDDDEDEEEENSPETSAEESNEAAAE, from the coding sequence ATGAAATCATTGACGATTCAAGGGAAAAAAAGAGAAAGCGTAGGCAAAGCTAGTACGCGTGCACTTCGTAATGCTGAACAAGTTCCTTGTGTTGTTTACGGTGAAGCAGAACCAATCCACTTTTCTGCTGATGTAAAAAGTTTCAAAGACTTAGTTTACACTCCGGAGGCACACATTGTTGTACTTGAGCTAGACGGAGGAGAAACTATCAACTGTGTATTGCAAGATATCCAGTTCCACCCAGTGACTGATGCTATCTTACACGCAGACTTCTACCAAATTACTGATGACAAACCTGTAACTATGAGCATCCCAGTTCGCCTAGAAGGTAGAGCAAGAGGTGTTATGGCTGGTGGGGTTCTTCGTTTCAACTTGAGAAGACTTAAAGTTAGAGCATTGCCTGCTAACTTGCCAGACGAAGTAGTGGTAGACATCACTAAAATGAGAATTGGTCACAAAAAGTATGTAAAAGACATCCGCGTAGACGAGTACACTTTGATGCACCCAGATAGCGATGTTGTATGTTTGATTAAAACTTCTCGTACTGCCGTTGCAGGCTCTGATGCTGATGACGACGATGAAGATGAGGAAGAAGAAAACTCTCCTGAAACTTCTGCAGAAGAATCAAACGAAGCTGCTGCTGAATAA